A region from the Cytophagia bacterium CHB2 genome encodes:
- a CDS encoding GHKL domain-containing protein: MIYKRFRLVCAVRVLLLSATIATLFYLTLHTNLLATIVIVAAIALYQVFALMHYVEKTNRDLTRFLQSIQHADFSQSFTGSGLGSSFDDLKAAFTRVTDEFRRARAEKEEHFRYLQTVVQHVGIGLLAFKHDGAVDLINNAAKRLLKVPYLKNIAGLEPISPVLVSVLRQLRAGEKALVKIDDAEGVVQLAVYATEFKMRDETFTLVSLQNIQSELEEKEMEAWQNLIRVLTHEIMNSVTPISSLASSVKDLLRAREDQNGDLVVDSETLGDVRSAVQTIQKRSEGLLNFVDSYRNLTRIPKPNFQVFPVKNLFKQVQQLMSASVRNNGIAFHARIEPVSLELTADPELIEQVLINLLLNAMQAVHEQRNARIDLNAQLDERGRVVIQVKDNGPGIIAEAREKIFIPFFTTKKGGSGIGLSLSRQIMRLHHGTLGVSSEPNVATVFTLRF; this comes from the coding sequence ATGATCTATAAACGATTTCGGCTGGTTTGTGCGGTGCGTGTGCTGCTGCTCAGCGCGACGATTGCCACGCTGTTCTACCTCACACTTCATACGAACCTGCTCGCAACGATTGTGATCGTTGCTGCGATTGCACTTTATCAAGTTTTTGCGTTAATGCACTATGTCGAAAAAACCAACCGGGATTTGACGCGGTTTTTGCAATCTATTCAGCATGCTGATTTCTCCCAGAGTTTTACCGGCAGCGGGCTGGGAAGTTCTTTCGACGATCTCAAGGCTGCCTTTACCCGCGTGACAGACGAGTTTCGCCGCGCACGCGCCGAGAAGGAGGAACATTTTCGCTATTTGCAAACCGTCGTGCAGCATGTGGGCATTGGCTTGCTGGCCTTCAAGCATGACGGCGCTGTGGATTTGATCAACAACGCTGCGAAACGCCTCTTAAAAGTGCCTTATCTAAAAAATATTGCCGGTCTGGAACCCATCAGCCCGGTGTTGGTGAGCGTGCTGCGGCAATTAAGAGCCGGAGAAAAAGCATTGGTCAAGATTGATGATGCTGAGGGTGTGGTCCAACTTGCGGTTTATGCCACGGAATTCAAAATGCGTGATGAAACCTTTACGCTGGTTTCATTGCAGAATATTCAAAGCGAGTTGGAAGAGAAGGAGATGGAAGCATGGCAGAATTTGATTCGCGTGCTCACGCATGAAATCATGAATTCGGTGACGCCCATTTCGTCGCTCGCCTCATCCGTCAAAGATCTCCTGCGCGCCCGTGAGGATCAAAATGGCGACCTCGTGGTCGATAGCGAAACGCTCGGCGATGTGCGCAGCGCCGTGCAGACAATCCAAAAGCGCAGCGAAGGTTTGCTAAACTTTGTGGATTCTTATCGCAACTTGACGCGCATTCCTAAGCCCAATTTTCAAGTATTCCCGGTCAAAAACTTGTTCAAACAAGTGCAGCAATTGATGTCGGCGAGCGTGCGCAATAACGGCATCGCCTTTCATGCGCGGATTGAACCGGTCAGCCTTGAATTAACCGCCGACCCCGAATTGATCGAACAGGTTCTGATCAATCTTTTGCTCAATGCCATGCAGGCCGTGCACGAACAGCGGAATGCTCGAATCGATTTGAATGCCCAGCTTGACGAACGCGGCCGGGTCGTCATTCAGGTGAAAGACAATGGCCCCGGGATTATTGCCGAGGCGCGCGAGAAAATTTTTATCCCCTTTTTTACAACCAAGAAAGGCGGTTCCGGCATCGGCCTGAGCCTCTCGCGCCAGATCATGCGGCTGCATCACGGCACCCTTGGCGTCAGTTCCGAGCCGAATGTTGCGACCGTGTTTACATTGAGGTTTTAA
- a CDS encoding sigma-54-dependent Fis family transcriptional regulator has protein sequence MPQHVGKILVIDDDEDVLTAARLFLKQHFELVHTEKKPERMTELLKNTSYDVILLDMNFTRDASSGVEGFQWLDRILEIEPQAVVVLITAFGDVDMAVRAIKAGATDFVLKPWQNEKLLATLSAAMRLRRSQTQVDALKAQQKQLSADLDQRFHEFVGGCAAMQEVFATIQKVAKTDANVLILGENGTGKELVARELHRQSSRAQEVFISVDMGALSETLFESELFGHVKGAFTDAKEDRAGRFEVAHGGTLFLDEIGNLSVPLQAKLLAALQNRQVTRLGSNIARPLDIRLICATNTPIHQLATEKKFRQDLLYRINTVEIHLPPLRERGEDLPLLIDHFLKIYARKYQKPARGLHAATLKKLEKYPWPGNVRELQHAIERAVIMSDASLLQPSDFFLTAADAKEESLIFENYNLEEVEKAVIRKAISKHGGNISHAAKELGLTRMSLYRRIEKYGL, from the coding sequence ATGCCGCAACATGTAGGAAAAATATTAGTCATCGACGATGACGAAGATGTCTTGACCGCCGCGCGCCTCTTTCTCAAACAGCATTTTGAGTTGGTACACACCGAGAAAAAACCGGAGCGCATGACGGAACTGTTGAAGAATACCAGCTATGACGTTATTCTGTTGGACATGAATTTTACCCGCGATGCGAGCAGCGGGGTGGAGGGCTTTCAATGGCTGGATCGCATTCTTGAGATTGAGCCCCAGGCTGTCGTTGTGCTCATCACCGCGTTCGGTGATGTCGATATGGCGGTGCGCGCGATCAAAGCCGGCGCTACGGATTTCGTGCTCAAACCCTGGCAAAACGAAAAACTGCTGGCGACGCTTTCTGCGGCCATGCGGTTGCGGCGTTCGCAAACACAGGTCGACGCCCTGAAAGCGCAACAAAAGCAGCTTAGCGCCGATCTCGACCAGCGCTTCCATGAGTTCGTTGGCGGGTGTGCGGCGATGCAGGAGGTTTTTGCCACGATTCAGAAAGTCGCAAAGACCGACGCCAATGTTTTGATTTTGGGTGAAAACGGGACCGGCAAAGAATTGGTAGCGCGTGAGTTGCATCGCCAGTCCTCGCGCGCTCAGGAAGTGTTCATCAGCGTGGATATGGGCGCTTTAAGTGAAACTTTGTTTGAAAGCGAATTGTTTGGCCATGTCAAAGGCGCATTTACGGATGCCAAAGAAGATCGCGCCGGCCGTTTCGAAGTTGCTCACGGCGGCACGCTTTTTTTGGATGAGATTGGCAACTTGTCCGTGCCGCTGCAGGCGAAACTGCTGGCTGCGCTGCAAAATCGCCAGGTCACGCGCCTGGGGTCGAATATCGCGCGCCCCCTTGATATTCGCTTGATTTGCGCGACCAACACGCCAATACATCAACTGGCAACCGAAAAAAAATTCCGTCAGGATTTGTTGTACCGCATCAATACTGTTGAAATTCACCTGCCGCCGCTACGCGAGCGCGGGGAAGACCTGCCGCTCTTGATCGATCATTTTCTAAAAATTTATGCGCGCAAGTATCAAAAACCGGCAAGAGGGCTGCATGCCGCGACGCTCAAGAAGCTGGAAAAGTATCCCTGGCCGGGAAACGTGCGTGAATTGCAGCACGCGATCGAACGCGCGGTCATCATGAGTGACGCTTCCCTCTTGCAACCCTCGGATTTCTTCTTAACCGCGGCGGACGCAAAAGAAGAAAGTTTGATATTCGAAAATTATAATTTGGAAGAAGTCGAAAAAGCGGTGATCCGCAAAGCCATCAGCAAGCACGGAGGGAACATCAGTCATGCGGCAAAGGAGTTGGGATTGACGCGCATGTCGTTGTATCGCCGCATCGAAAAATACGGGTTGTGA
- a CDS encoding response regulator transcription factor, translating to MSITVAVVEDNPNLLAGTSYILRASPSYKVVGEYPHAEGLLDEVDDCKPDVVLMDIGLPGMSGIAATAELKRRYPHMQIIILSVFEDDENVFQAICAGACGYIAKPVMPAELLEAVEQAFGGSSPMSPKIARKVLELFRRHMPPPRADYNLTERELEVLDLLTQGADHKQIAEKLFLSPYTIRAHLRNIYDKLHVHSKSQAVAKALQERLLPRK from the coding sequence ATGTCCATTACCGTAGCTGTTGTTGAAGACAACCCCAATCTGCTGGCCGGAACGTCGTACATTCTGCGCGCGTCCCCGAGCTATAAAGTCGTCGGCGAGTATCCTCATGCGGAGGGACTGCTCGACGAGGTTGATGACTGCAAGCCTGACGTTGTCCTGATGGATATAGGCTTGCCGGGCATGTCCGGCATTGCAGCAACTGCGGAATTGAAGCGCCGCTACCCGCATATGCAAATCATCATTCTATCAGTGTTCGAAGATGACGAGAATGTTTTCCAGGCTATTTGCGCCGGTGCGTGCGGCTATATCGCAAAACCGGTGATGCCCGCGGAATTGCTCGAGGCGGTGGAACAGGCCTTCGGCGGCTCTTCGCCCATGTCGCCCAAGATTGCGCGCAAAGTTTTGGAGTTGTTTAGAAGGCACATGCCGCCTCCCCGGGCCGATTATAACCTCACCGAACGCGAGCTGGAGGTGCTCGACTTGCTCACGCAAGGCGCCGATCACAAACAGATCGCGGAAAAACTCTTCCTCAGCCCCTATACCATCCGCGCGCATCTGCGCAATATCTACGACAAACTGCACGTTCACTCAAAATCTCAAGCCGTTGCTAAAGCGCTGCAAGAACGGCTCCTGCCCCGGAAGTAA
- a CDS encoding Rrf2 family transcriptional regulator: MLSKKAKYALQALLQLAEEYDRGPVLIADLAEREGIPKKFLELILLELRNQGILQSRKGKGGGYFLGKSPKTITLGQVIRILDGPLAPLPCVSQTAYMKCQECQDEETCGIRLVMKQVRDATAKILDTTSLADVAKRTAGLAAKAQKRKSRTL, encoded by the coding sequence GTGCTCTCCAAAAAAGCAAAATATGCGCTGCAAGCCCTGCTGCAACTTGCCGAAGAATACGACCGCGGCCCGGTGCTCATTGCAGACCTGGCGGAACGCGAGGGGATACCCAAAAAATTTTTGGAGCTTATCCTGCTCGAACTCAGGAACCAGGGCATTTTGCAAAGCAGAAAAGGCAAAGGGGGAGGCTATTTTCTGGGAAAGTCTCCCAAAACAATAACGCTGGGACAAGTCATCAGAATTCTTGATGGCCCGCTGGCGCCCCTCCCCTGCGTGAGCCAGACGGCTTATATGAAATGCCAGGAATGCCAGGATGAAGAGACCTGCGGCATTCGGCTTGTGATGAAACAGGTGCGCGATGCCACGGCTAAAATATTGGATACCACAAGCCTCGCCGATGTCGCCAAGCGTACGGCAGGCCTAGCGGCCAAGGCCCAAAAGAGAAAGTCCCGCACACTGTAA
- a CDS encoding sulfate ABC transporter substrate-binding protein, which yields MRSWIHVLLCLLMFLAGGVTRPVTAQKKITLLNVSYDPTRELYQDFNAAFAKYWKEKTGELATIRQSHGGSSKQARAVIEGLQADVVTLALAYDIDAIAERSQLLPQDWQKRLPHNSAPYTSTLAFLVHKGNPKHINNWEDLIKPGVAVITPNPKTSGVARWNYLAAWGYALKLNSGDQRKAQEFIGKLYKNVPVLDSGARGATTTFVERGIGDVLINWENELLLIKKLIPDKFEIIAPSLSILAEPTVSLVDKVVDKRKTRVVAQAYLEYLYSEEGQEIAAKNFYRPHSPMVAAKYAAQFPPIELFTIAEVFGGWQKAQKIHFADGGIFDQIYLSGK from the coding sequence ATGCGATCATGGATTCATGTGCTTCTCTGTCTGCTGATGTTTCTTGCTGGTGGCGTGACACGCCCGGTCACGGCACAAAAGAAAATAACACTGCTCAACGTTTCCTACGATCCCACGCGCGAGCTTTATCAAGACTTCAACGCCGCCTTTGCAAAGTATTGGAAAGAAAAAACCGGCGAGCTCGCCACCATCCGGCAATCTCACGGCGGTTCGAGCAAACAGGCACGCGCCGTCATTGAGGGGTTGCAAGCCGACGTTGTAACGCTGGCATTGGCCTATGACATCGATGCCATTGCCGAGCGCTCACAATTGCTGCCGCAAGATTGGCAAAAAAGATTGCCCCACAACAGCGCACCCTACACTTCGACTCTGGCATTTCTCGTGCATAAAGGCAATCCCAAACACATCAACAATTGGGAAGATTTGATCAAGCCCGGCGTTGCCGTGATCACACCCAATCCCAAAACCTCGGGCGTGGCGCGCTGGAACTATCTTGCGGCGTGGGGTTATGCGCTCAAACTAAACAGCGGCGATCAGCGCAAAGCGCAGGAATTCATCGGCAAACTTTACAAGAATGTGCCGGTGCTCGATTCCGGCGCGCGCGGTGCTACCACGACTTTCGTCGAACGCGGGATCGGCGACGTGCTGATCAACTGGGAAAATGAACTGCTTTTGATTAAAAAACTAATCCCCGACAAATTTGAAATTATTGCGCCCTCACTCAGTATTCTCGCTGAACCCACGGTTTCACTCGTTGATAAAGTTGTTGATAAACGCAAAACGCGTGTGGTCGCACAAGCCTATCTGGAATATTTGTATTCTGAAGAAGGGCAAGAAATCGCAGCCAAAAATTTCTATCGTCCCCATTCCCCGATGGTTGCCGCAAAATATGCCGCACAATTCCCGCCGATTGAACTTTTTACAATCGCTGAGGTTTTTGGCGGCTGGCAAAAAGCGCAAAAAATCCATTTTGCCGATGGCGGAATCTTCGATCAAATCTACTTATCCGGCAAATAG
- the cysT gene encoding sulfate ABC transporter permease subunit CysT: MAFTLKQRSVLPGFGLSLGYALLYLSLIVLIPLAGTFLKTATLTWAQFWETVTAPRALASYRLTFGAAFVAAFINAVFGLVVAWVLVRYQFPGKRLIDALVDLPFALPTAVAGIAFTAVYSSKGWIGQYLEPLGLKIAFTPLGIILVLTFIGLPFVVRTVQPVLEDIEPEVEEAAAILGAQRGQTLTRVILPALWPALITGFAMAFARAVGEYGSVIFIAGNMPMRTEITPLLIITKLEQYDYAGATALAVVMLVISFVLLLIINLLQGWNSRFQRR; this comes from the coding sequence ATGGCTTTCACGCTTAAACAGCGCAGTGTTCTCCCCGGTTTTGGTTTATCGTTGGGCTATGCGCTGCTGTACCTGAGTCTGATCGTACTCATCCCATTGGCGGGAACGTTTCTAAAAACGGCAACTTTGACCTGGGCGCAGTTTTGGGAGACCGTCACAGCGCCCCGTGCACTGGCCTCCTATCGCCTCACGTTTGGCGCTGCTTTTGTTGCCGCGTTTATCAATGCCGTATTCGGCCTGGTGGTCGCCTGGGTGTTGGTGCGTTATCAGTTTCCTGGAAAACGGCTCATCGATGCGCTCGTTGATCTGCCTTTTGCATTACCGACGGCAGTCGCCGGCATTGCATTCACCGCCGTGTATTCGAGTAAGGGCTGGATTGGCCAGTATCTCGAACCGCTGGGTTTAAAAATTGCCTTCACACCACTGGGAATAATTTTGGTGCTCACCTTCATCGGCTTGCCGTTTGTCGTGCGTACCGTGCAACCGGTTTTGGAAGATATTGAGCCGGAAGTCGAGGAAGCAGCCGCGATTCTCGGCGCGCAGCGCGGGCAAACTCTCACACGCGTGATTTTGCCCGCGCTCTGGCCGGCATTAATTACCGGCTTTGCCATGGCGTTCGCGCGCGCCGTGGGTGAATACGGTTCGGTGATTTTCATCGCTGGCAATATGCCGATGCGAACGGAGATTACGCCGTTGTTGATCATCACCAAACTGGAACAGTATGACTATGCCGGAGCCACCGCCCTGGCGGTTGTCATGCTGGTGATTTCCTTCGTGCTGCTGCTTATCATCAACCTGCTGCAAGGCTGGAACAGCCGCTTTCAGCGCCGGTGA
- the cysW gene encoding sulfate ABC transporter permease subunit CysW, translated as MNEGSFELRDRGNHAQVRTEPAIVRRILIATALGFLFLFIIVPLAVVFISAFEQGIAGYFSAIREPDALAAIGLTLLTTLIAVPLNLIFGVAAAWAIAKFDFAGKNILITLIDLPFSVSPVVSGLIYVLIFGLHGWLGTWLNDHNINIIFATPGIALATVFVTFPFVARELIPLMQAQGVEEEEAALSLGAGGWQTFWRVTLPNVKWGLLYGVILCTARAMGEFGAVSVVSGHIRGLTNTMTLHVEILYNEYNSAAAFAMASLLTLLALATLLAKSAVEWKTKQQSKTAERTITEKPAA; from the coding sequence ATGAACGAGGGCTCATTCGAACTCAGGGATCGCGGCAATCATGCGCAGGTCAGAACCGAACCGGCAATCGTGCGCAGAATTCTGATTGCAACGGCTTTGGGCTTTCTGTTTCTGTTTATCATCGTACCGCTCGCCGTCGTCTTCATTTCTGCTTTCGAGCAAGGCATTGCAGGATATTTTTCAGCCATCCGTGAACCCGATGCCCTGGCCGCGATTGGCCTTACGCTTTTGACCACGCTGATTGCCGTGCCGCTGAATCTAATCTTCGGCGTTGCGGCGGCCTGGGCCATCGCCAAATTTGATTTTGCCGGCAAAAACATTTTGATCACTCTCATCGATTTGCCGTTTTCCGTGTCTCCTGTTGTGTCCGGATTGATTTATGTTTTGATTTTCGGATTGCACGGCTGGTTGGGGACGTGGCTGAATGACCACAACATAAATATTATTTTTGCCACACCGGGCATTGCGCTGGCAACTGTCTTCGTCACCTTTCCTTTCGTCGCGCGTGAATTGATCCCATTGATGCAAGCACAAGGCGTTGAAGAAGAGGAGGCCGCGCTGTCGCTGGGCGCGGGCGGCTGGCAAACATTCTGGCGGGTCACGCTCCCGAATGTGAAATGGGGCCTGTTATACGGCGTGATTCTGTGTACCGCCCGCGCCATGGGAGAGTTCGGCGCCGTGTCAGTAGTATCCGGACATATTCGCGGCTTGACGAATACCATGACTCTGCATGTGGAAATTTTGTACAATGAATACAATTCTGCCGCCGCCTTTGCCATGGCCTCTCTGCTCACGCTGCTCGCCTTAGCGACCTTGCTCGCGAAAAGCGCGGTGGAGTGGAAAACCAAACAACAGTCAAAAACTGCGGAACGCACAATTACGGAGAAGCCTGCTGCATGA
- a CDS encoding sulfate ABC transporter ATP-binding protein produces MRIDVQNLTKKFGAFTALRNIHLEVSSGELLALLGPSGCGKTTLLRILAGLEFPDSGSIRFDGEEAINQNVRARKVGFVFQHYALFRHMTVFENIAFGLRVRPHQTRPSREEINTKVQTLLKLVKLEDMATRYPSLLSGGQRQRVALARALAVEPRVLLLDEPFGALDAKVRQELRRWLRRLHDEIHITSVFVTHDQEEALEVADRVVVMNAGQIEQIGAPEEVYNHPATPFVYNFLGNVNLFRGRIEDDKIYVGGMAMELPAGTKQDTESATVYVRPHLLDIEPHPRHQNHFRARIMHINAAGPQVKIELTTEWGDPVHVEISQERYRILGLRRELEVFVTPKEKNAPAHGN; encoded by the coding sequence ATGAGGATCGACGTTCAAAATCTCACGAAAAAATTTGGCGCATTCACTGCGCTGAGAAACATACATCTGGAAGTAAGCTCAGGGGAATTGTTAGCCTTGCTTGGGCCTTCGGGTTGCGGGAAAACTACGCTGTTGCGCATTCTTGCCGGATTGGAATTTCCCGATAGCGGTTCCATTCGATTCGATGGTGAAGAAGCAATCAATCAAAACGTGCGCGCGCGCAAGGTCGGGTTTGTATTCCAGCACTATGCGCTGTTCCGCCATATGACGGTATTTGAGAACATCGCATTCGGCTTGCGTGTGCGCCCGCATCAAACACGTCCTTCACGCGAAGAAATCAATACAAAAGTACAAACATTGCTCAAGCTGGTGAAACTCGAGGACATGGCCACGCGCTACCCGTCCCTGCTCTCCGGCGGTCAGCGCCAACGGGTTGCGTTGGCGCGGGCTTTGGCCGTGGAGCCGCGCGTGCTTCTGCTCGACGAACCCTTCGGCGCGCTCGATGCAAAAGTGCGCCAGGAGTTGCGGCGCTGGTTGCGCCGTTTGCACGATGAGATACACATCACCAGCGTGTTTGTCACGCATGATCAAGAAGAAGCCCTCGAAGTCGCCGATCGCGTGGTGGTCATGAATGCCGGCCAAATCGAACAGATCGGCGCGCCCGAAGAAGTCTACAATCATCCGGCTACGCCGTTTGTGTATAATTTTCTCGGCAATGTCAATCTGTTTCGCGGCCGCATCGAAGACGATAAAATCTATGTTGGCGGCATGGCAATGGAGCTGCCTGCCGGCACCAAACAAGATACAGAAAGCGCGACGGTATATGTGAGACCGCATCTCCTCGACATTGAACCTCATCCCCGCCACCAAAATCATTTTCGCGCGCGCATCATGCACATCAATGCCGCCGGCCCGCAAGTCAAAATCGAATTGACTACCGAATGGGGCGATCCCGTGCATGTGGAGATCTCACAAGAACGGTACCGCATACTGGGATTACGTCGCGAGCTGGAAGTTTTTGTTACGCCAAAAGAAAAGAACGCGCCGGCACACGGAAACTAG